Proteins encoded together in one Acetobacteroides hydrogenigenes window:
- a CDS encoding lipid A-modifier LpxR family protein — MAVNPFLKKLFIATLLDLSFSLGQGQDLKYTTTFNFNVENDYISIKIRGNDRYYSEGMLLGFTSPVKKKNLFDRIAIASSDNAFRIRSFSLEHQIYTPHHIGNPNLQVGDYPYAALLVANYGNRFLEKDYSFTSTLTLGVQGPAALGYEIQSFLHRKVFGTNIPQGWKHQLPNDLAICYTFAFDKLIYSTSRVEIIGNTELQLGTLHNTFRLGPIFRFGRHYSFFDPCTWLFVRDKSTIKRQLYLTVEPFLKFVQGNSLLEGGPTNSPGRAWGQPESKYYHINRDQMERLVYGYSWALHYVNKWFSITFQEHLQSAEIKGLPAHEYASVKLGIKM; from the coding sequence ATGGCAGTCAACCCATTTCTCAAGAAACTATTTATAGCAACATTACTTGACCTATCATTTTCTTTAGGTCAAGGTCAGGATCTGAAGTACACCACAACCTTTAACTTTAACGTCGAAAATGACTACATAAGCATCAAGATAAGGGGAAATGACCGTTACTACTCGGAAGGTATGCTGCTAGGGTTCACCTCTCCGGTAAAGAAAAAAAATCTATTTGATAGAATAGCAATTGCCTCATCCGATAACGCCTTTCGCATTCGCTCGTTTTCGCTAGAGCATCAAATTTACACACCCCACCATATAGGGAATCCGAACTTACAGGTTGGCGACTACCCCTATGCTGCACTTCTTGTAGCAAACTATGGCAACCGTTTTTTGGAAAAGGATTACTCGTTTACCTCAACCCTCACCCTTGGGGTACAAGGACCTGCTGCTTTAGGATATGAGATACAATCGTTCCTCCATCGAAAAGTATTTGGGACGAATATTCCTCAGGGCTGGAAACACCAGCTACCGAACGATCTCGCAATTTGCTATACGTTCGCTTTTGACAAGCTTATTTACAGCACTTCGCGCGTAGAAATTATAGGCAATACAGAACTACAGTTAGGCACCCTTCACAACACCTTTAGATTAGGCCCTATTTTCAGATTTGGAAGACACTATTCCTTCTTTGACCCATGCACCTGGCTATTTGTAAGAGATAAGAGCACCATCAAAAGGCAACTATACCTCACTGTAGAGCCTTTCCTAAAGTTTGTACAAGGAAACTCGCTACTTGAGGGAGGACCTACGAACTCTCCAGGAAGAGCATGGGGACAACCTGAATCAAAATACTACCATATTAACCGCGACCAAATGGAGCGCCTTGTATACGGCTATAGTTGGGCGTTACACTACGTCAATAAATGGTTTTCGATAACATTTCAGGAGCACCTGCAATCGGCAGAAATAAAAGGGTTACCAGCACACGAGTACGCAAGCGTGAAACTTGGCATTAAGATGTAA
- the rluF gene encoding 23S rRNA pseudouridine(2604) synthase RluF, with product MKKRATTSGKPSADRHSKSKITKRSGTSCPTKKQSSAQRSSEANSPKKEKIIVHTDKSEDTRINKYISETGFCSRREADKLVEQGRVTINGVKAGMGDRVLPGQAVKVNGQLIAGDEEMVYIAFNKPVGITSTTDRKDKSNIIDYISHEKRIFPIGRLDKDSQGLILLTNDGDIVNKILRAGNNHEKEYIVTVNKPITESFVKRMASGVPILGVNTRKCVIEKLSENTFIIILKQGLNRQIRRMCEYFGYEVTKLKRIRIMNIELNDLKEGQWRNLRKDEMIALNNQIQKSAKDTNKRH from the coding sequence ATGAAAAAAAGGGCAACAACCAGCGGTAAGCCTTCGGCAGACCGACATAGCAAGTCTAAAATCACGAAACGTTCGGGTACTAGTTGCCCTACAAAAAAACAAAGCTCCGCACAACGCAGCAGCGAGGCTAATTCCCCAAAAAAAGAAAAAATAATCGTTCATACGGATAAGAGCGAAGATACGCGCATCAATAAATATATTAGTGAAACAGGATTCTGCTCACGACGCGAGGCCGACAAACTAGTAGAACAGGGACGCGTTACCATTAACGGCGTAAAGGCGGGAATGGGCGACCGAGTTCTACCTGGACAAGCAGTAAAGGTTAATGGCCAGCTTATTGCTGGCGATGAAGAGATGGTTTACATTGCCTTTAATAAGCCTGTAGGCATCACCTCCACCACCGACAGAAAGGATAAAAGCAACATCATAGACTATATCTCGCACGAGAAGCGCATCTTTCCCATTGGCCGCCTTGACAAGGATTCGCAGGGGCTGATCCTGCTAACTAACGATGGCGATATTGTAAATAAGATACTACGCGCCGGCAACAACCACGAAAAGGAGTACATTGTAACGGTGAATAAGCCCATCACCGAAAGCTTCGTTAAGCGCATGGCAAGCGGAGTACCTATCCTCGGGGTAAATACTCGCAAGTGCGTTATCGAAAAACTCTCCGAAAACACGTTTATTATCATCCTGAAGCAGGGTTTAAATCGGCAGATACGCCGTATGTGCGAATATTTCGGCTACGAGGTAACTAAGCTAAAGCGTATCCGCATCATGAATATCGAACTGAATGACCTTAAAGAGGGACAATGGCGTAACTTAAGAAAAGATGAGATGATAGCCCTAAACAACCAAATTCAGAAATCGGCAAAGGACACCAATAAGCGACACTAA
- a CDS encoding RsmD family RNA methyltransferase yields the protein MRIVSGKYRGKHIVPPKNFKARPTTDFAKESLFNIISNNYNFENISALDLFSGTGGISYELASRGCPDVVSVELNPVHHGFIKKTIEELGFKEQIRAIKQNAFIFLKGCNQKFDLIFADPPYDMEGIEQLHDIIFEKNLLTDEGWFILEHSKDREFSNKPFFIERRSYGSVNFSIFGKE from the coding sequence ATGCGAATAGTTAGCGGAAAGTACAGAGGAAAGCATATCGTTCCTCCAAAGAATTTTAAGGCACGACCAACTACAGATTTTGCCAAAGAAAGCTTATTCAACATTATTTCGAATAACTACAACTTCGAAAACATTTCGGCATTAGACCTATTTTCGGGAACAGGAGGAATAAGCTACGAGCTAGCCTCGCGCGGATGCCCCGACGTTGTTTCTGTTGAGCTTAACCCTGTTCATCATGGGTTTATTAAAAAGACTATCGAGGAACTAGGATTTAAGGAACAGATCCGAGCCATAAAGCAAAATGCATTTATTTTTCTTAAGGGGTGCAACCAGAAGTTCGACCTCATTTTTGCCGATCCACCCTACGACATGGAGGGAATTGAACAGCTTCATGATATCATTTTTGAAAAAAATTTGCTTACCGACGAAGGATGGTTTATACTGGAACACTCGAAAGACAGAGAGTTCAGCAACAAGCCCTTTTTCATCGAAAGACGCAGCTACGGCAGCGTAAATTTTAGCATTTTCGGCAAAGAGTAG
- a CDS encoding DUF3822 family protein produces the protein MVKQELLDQKLVLEQTEQYKLSIQVSLNGFSFCCMDDRTKRFVALKDYAIANLSGTFDELCFHIERILKEDELLKRPYKEVRCMLVSQMFTLIPSEFFIKEKSYEYLKALIPFSASEVEVHHARIKNSSIVSVYALPIPITSATREAHPNVSFYNQSIPQITKQLAEKTTSQYQLSVFIHDNLVGFSLMDGGKLKIYTAYTIESTSDLVYYALLLLKEHDIKPADIEVYVSGTIEKQSTRFAELSQYLPNLALDLVPKGFEYSYLFKYRAEHQFANLFKLVECE, from the coding sequence ATGGTGAAGCAAGAACTTCTTGATCAAAAGTTAGTTCTAGAGCAAACCGAACAGTATAAGTTATCCATTCAGGTTAGCCTGAATGGATTTTCTTTTTGCTGTATGGATGACAGAACTAAACGATTTGTAGCATTAAAAGACTATGCTATAGCCAACTTGTCGGGAACATTTGACGAGTTGTGCTTCCATATTGAACGAATTCTTAAGGAAGATGAGCTGCTAAAACGTCCCTACAAAGAGGTTAGATGTATGCTCGTAAGCCAAATGTTTACGCTTATTCCATCTGAGTTCTTCATTAAGGAAAAATCATACGAATACCTAAAAGCTCTAATACCCTTTTCTGCTAGCGAGGTAGAAGTTCACCATGCTCGAATAAAAAATAGTAGCATAGTTTCGGTTTATGCACTCCCCATCCCCATAACCTCTGCAACAAGAGAGGCTCATCCCAATGTCTCGTTCTACAACCAAAGCATACCTCAAATCACCAAACAACTAGCCGAGAAAACAACCAGCCAGTACCAGCTATCTGTATTTATTCATGACAATTTGGTAGGCTTTAGCCTTATGGATGGAGGCAAGCTAAAAATATACACAGCATACACCATCGAAAGCACTAGCGATTTAGTATACTATGCGCTACTCCTGCTTAAAGAGCACGATATTAAACCTGCCGATATAGAGGTGTACGTAAGCGGAACCATAGAAAAGCAGAGTACTCGCTTCGCAGAGCTAAGCCAATACCTGCCAAACCTAGCGCTAGACTTGGTTCCTAAGGGATTTGAGTACTCCTACCTTTTTAAATACAGAGCAGAACATCAGTTTGCCAATCTTTTTAAGCTAGTTGAATGCGAATAG
- a CDS encoding ATP-dependent DNA helicase, whose amino-acid sequence MVKKYIEELVLKEFAFEPTVGQRSAIDSLASLIADERPFYILKMHGYAGTGKTSLIAAFVKVLLRLEQKVVLLGPTGRAAKVLSSYSGEQALTIHKKIYRQKTADDFVAKFSLDRNLTADTIYIVDEASMIADSNRESNAFGSGNLLEDLISYVKSGRGCKLILLGDSAQLPPVGKENSPALDRKELGYYADVEEVWLREVVRQDQASGILENATAIRSMIEAEEIVQPKFCLNGFADIERISGGDLIEKLSDTYDAVGIEDTIVVCRSNKLANRYNQGIRSRILYREEELVRGDLLMVVKNSYFWTEGFKELEFIANGDIVEVVRIRRYHERYDFRFAEVTVRLVDYGDLEVDCYIMLDTLTSDSASLSYDQSRTFFQKVSEDYMHIGSKQKRYKEMRRDPFYNALQVKYANAVTCHKAQGGQWKTVFVDQGYFVDDMVSKEYLRWLYTALTRATERVYLVNFPDKFFE is encoded by the coding sequence ATGGTAAAAAAATATATTGAAGAGCTGGTGCTGAAAGAATTCGCCTTTGAACCTACTGTGGGACAGCGCTCCGCTATTGATTCTTTGGCTTCGCTTATTGCTGACGAGCGGCCTTTTTACATCCTTAAAATGCATGGGTATGCTGGTACTGGTAAAACATCTCTGATTGCAGCATTTGTAAAGGTGCTGTTGCGCTTAGAGCAGAAGGTGGTGCTGTTGGGGCCTACCGGTAGAGCTGCAAAGGTGCTCTCTTCCTACTCTGGCGAGCAAGCGTTAACGATTCACAAAAAGATATACCGGCAGAAGACCGCTGACGATTTTGTTGCGAAGTTCTCCCTTGATAGAAACTTGACGGCGGATACCATATATATAGTGGATGAGGCCTCGATGATTGCCGACTCGAACCGTGAGTCTAATGCGTTTGGCAGCGGCAACCTGCTCGAGGATCTCATCTCGTACGTAAAGTCGGGGAGAGGCTGCAAGCTAATCCTGCTTGGCGATAGCGCCCAGCTGCCGCCCGTTGGCAAAGAGAATAGTCCGGCGCTCGACCGAAAGGAGCTTGGCTACTACGCCGATGTCGAGGAGGTGTGGCTTCGAGAGGTGGTTCGCCAGGATCAGGCTTCGGGTATTCTGGAGAATGCTACGGCCATCCGGTCGATGATCGAAGCCGAGGAGATCGTTCAGCCTAAGTTTTGCCTGAATGGGTTTGCCGACATCGAGCGGATTTCGGGTGGCGACCTCATCGAAAAGCTGTCGGACACCTACGATGCGGTTGGCATTGAGGATACCATTGTGGTGTGCCGCTCCAATAAGCTGGCTAATCGATATAATCAAGGAATAAGAAGCCGTATCCTGTACCGCGAGGAGGAGCTGGTGCGCGGCGACCTGCTGATGGTGGTTAAGAATAGCTACTTCTGGACCGAGGGCTTTAAGGAGCTGGAGTTTATCGCCAACGGCGACATCGTGGAGGTGGTGCGCATCCGACGCTACCACGAGCGCTACGACTTCCGCTTTGCCGAGGTGACGGTGCGCCTGGTGGACTACGGCGACCTGGAGGTGGACTGCTACATCATGCTCGATACGCTAACCTCCGATTCGGCTTCGCTGAGCTACGACCAGAGCCGAACCTTCTTCCAGAAGGTGTCGGAGGACTACATGCACATCGGTTCGAAGCAGAAGCGCTACAAGGAGATGCGCCGCGACCCGTTCTACAACGCCCTGCAGGTGAAGTACGCCAACGCGGTGACCTGCCACAAGGCGCAGGGCGGGCAGTGGAAGACGGTGTTCGTCGATCAGGGGTACTTCGTAGACGACATGGTGTCGAAGGAGTACCTGCGCTGGCTATACACCGCCCTTACCCGCGCCACCGAGAGGGTGTACCTGGTTAACTTCCCCGATAAGTTCTTCGAGTAG
- a CDS encoding secondary thiamine-phosphate synthase enzyme YjbQ has translation MPRNHQKIILKTSSTMKSYRKELWFDTHSRRQLINITPTIEECLRESGIREGLLLCNAMHITSSVFINDDESGLHHDFEVWLEKLAPEKPHTQYKHNGYEDNADAHLKRQVMGREVVCAITNGELDFGPWEQIFYGEFDGMRRKRVLVKIIGE, from the coding sequence TTGCCGAGAAACCATCAAAAGATAATCCTAAAAACATCCAGCACCATGAAATCGTACCGCAAGGAGCTCTGGTTCGACACCCACAGCCGCCGCCAGCTCATCAACATCACCCCCACCATAGAGGAGTGCCTGCGCGAGAGCGGCATCCGCGAGGGGCTGCTGCTGTGCAACGCCATGCACATCACCTCGTCGGTTTTCATTAATGATGATGAGAGCGGCCTGCACCACGACTTCGAGGTGTGGCTCGAGAAGCTGGCCCCCGAGAAGCCCCACACCCAGTACAAGCATAACGGCTACGAGGACAACGCCGACGCCCACCTGAAGCGCCAGGTGATGGGCCGCGAGGTGGTGTGCGCCATCACCAACGGCGAGCTCGACTTCGGCCCCTGGGAGCAGATCTTCTACGGCGAGTTCGACGGCATGCGCCGCAAGCGGGTGCTGGTAAAGATTATTGGGGAGTAG
- a CDS encoding phospho-sugar mutase, producing the protein MSNAIEPQIAERAMVWINGNYDKATKKEVKRLMDEDPQELKESFYQNLEFGTGGLRGIMGVGTNRMNIYTVGMATQGLANYIKAQFGSEAELKVAIAHDSRNNSRLFAETTAKIFAANGLTAYLFESLRPTPELSFTIRELGCKAGVVVTASHNPKEYNGYKVYWSDGAQIIAPHDKNIIAEVNKISGVDEVKFEGGNGRIEIIGEEIDRRYIDKLATLSLSPEIIAKHADLKIVYTPIHGTGLMLVPRTLERFGFRNIIRIPEQDIIDGNFPTVKSPNPEENSTLEMAIAKAKAEDADIVLATDPDADRVGVAVKTADGSFELLNGNQTASLLFFYVLNRWKENGLLKGKEYIVKTIVTTDLLSEIAQSFGVEVYNVLTGFKYIADIIGKNEGKKRFIVGGEESYGYLAGEFVRDKDAVIACALIAETAAWAKEQGKTLDQLLKEIYVKFGFFKESLLSVTKKGISGQEEIKKMMADFRSTPPQTIAGSKVMLIHDYKTGETFDTLSELRYEIALPKSDVLQFITQDGTIVSVRPSGTEPKIKFYFGVKGSLASVADYGKANAELDAKIEQIVADLKLK; encoded by the coding sequence ATGAGCAATGCAATTGAGCCACAAATTGCCGAAAGGGCAATGGTTTGGATAAACGGCAACTACGACAAGGCCACCAAGAAAGAGGTTAAGCGCCTGATGGACGAAGATCCTCAGGAGCTAAAGGAATCGTTCTACCAAAACCTGGAATTTGGAACGGGTGGACTCCGTGGCATCATGGGCGTTGGTACCAACCGCATGAACATCTACACCGTTGGCATGGCCACCCAAGGGTTGGCCAACTACATAAAGGCGCAGTTTGGCAGCGAGGCCGAGCTGAAAGTTGCCATCGCGCATGATAGCCGCAACAACAGCCGCCTGTTTGCCGAAACTACCGCCAAGATCTTCGCCGCAAACGGCCTTACCGCATACCTGTTCGAGAGCCTACGCCCTACACCCGAGCTGAGCTTTACCATCCGCGAGCTGGGCTGCAAGGCGGGCGTGGTGGTTACCGCATCGCACAACCCCAAGGAGTACAACGGCTACAAGGTGTACTGGAGCGACGGCGCACAGATCATCGCCCCACACGACAAGAACATCATCGCCGAGGTGAACAAGATTAGCGGCGTGGACGAGGTGAAGTTCGAAGGCGGCAACGGCCGTATCGAGATCATCGGCGAGGAGATCGACCGCAGGTACATCGACAAGCTGGCAACGCTATCGCTATCGCCCGAGATCATCGCCAAGCATGCCGACCTGAAGATCGTCTATACCCCCATCCACGGAACCGGCCTTATGCTCGTTCCTCGAACGCTGGAGCGCTTTGGGTTTAGGAACATCATCCGCATACCCGAGCAGGATATCATTGATGGCAACTTCCCCACCGTTAAGTCGCCCAACCCCGAGGAGAACAGCACCCTGGAGATGGCCATCGCCAAGGCAAAGGCCGAGGATGCCGACATCGTGCTGGCTACCGACCCCGATGCCGACCGCGTGGGCGTGGCCGTAAAAACCGCCGATGGCAGCTTCGAGCTCCTCAACGGCAACCAAACCGCCTCGCTCCTCTTCTTCTACGTGCTGAACCGATGGAAGGAGAACGGGCTGCTAAAGGGCAAGGAGTACATCGTTAAGACGATCGTGACCACCGACCTGCTGTCCGAAATCGCCCAAAGCTTCGGCGTGGAGGTGTACAACGTGCTTACCGGCTTTAAGTACATCGCCGACATCATCGGGAAAAACGAGGGCAAGAAGAGGTTCATCGTGGGCGGCGAGGAGAGCTACGGCTACCTGGCCGGCGAGTTCGTGCGCGACAAGGATGCCGTGATTGCCTGCGCCCTGATCGCCGAAACCGCCGCCTGGGCCAAGGAGCAGGGCAAGACCCTCGACCAGCTGCTGAAGGAGATCTACGTGAAGTTCGGCTTCTTTAAGGAGAGCCTGCTGTCGGTTACCAAGAAGGGCATCAGCGGGCAGGAGGAGATCAAGAAGATGATGGCCGACTTCCGCAGCACCCCACCGCAAACCATCGCTGGATCGAAGGTGATGCTGATCCACGACTACAAAACCGGCGAAACGTTCGATACCCTTAGCGAGCTGCGCTACGAGATTGCGCTACCCAAGTCGGATGTGCTCCAGTTCATCACCCAGGATGGCACCATCGTATCGGTGCGCCCATCGGGCACCGAGCCCAAGATTAAGTTCTACTTTGGCGTTAAGGGCAGCCTGGCCAGCGTTGCCGACTACGGCAAGGCCAACGCCGAGCTCGACGCCAAGATCGAGCAGATCGTTGCAGACCTAAAGCTGAAGTAA
- the rfbD gene encoding dTDP-4-dehydrorhamnose reductase has translation MNRETYAVIGCNGQLGSELKELSANLPIDFKFYDYPEIDITKKDELLEILRKDAPGAIINCAAYTAVDKAETEKDAALAVNGIGVKNLADVAKAIDAWLIHVSTDYVFDGTACRPYAETDATNPQSVYGATKLQGEVYATSYSKGIVIRTAWLYSTYGNNFVKTMLRLGNERESLNVVFDQVGTPTYARDLAKAILAAAEKATATNDTTLAGIYHYSNEGVCSWYDFTREIFDIERIACKLSPIETKDYPTPAKRPHFSVFNKKKIKATFGIEIPHWKHSLIECLNKLNSK, from the coding sequence ATGAATAGAGAAACCTATGCCGTTATAGGATGCAACGGGCAGCTGGGAAGCGAGCTAAAGGAGCTTTCCGCCAACCTGCCGATTGATTTCAAGTTCTACGACTATCCCGAAATCGACATAACCAAGAAGGATGAGCTGCTGGAAATCCTACGGAAGGATGCTCCCGGAGCAATCATCAACTGTGCAGCATATACGGCAGTAGATAAAGCCGAAACCGAGAAGGATGCAGCGCTTGCCGTAAACGGTATCGGCGTAAAAAACCTTGCGGATGTGGCCAAAGCGATTGATGCTTGGCTTATCCACGTATCAACCGACTACGTGTTCGATGGTACCGCGTGCCGCCCTTACGCAGAGACCGATGCCACCAATCCGCAATCGGTTTATGGGGCAACGAAGCTACAGGGCGAGGTGTACGCCACATCATATAGTAAAGGTATCGTAATACGTACCGCGTGGCTTTACTCCACCTACGGCAACAACTTCGTGAAGACGATGCTGCGCCTGGGTAACGAGCGCGAGAGCCTTAACGTGGTATTCGATCAGGTTGGAACGCCAACCTATGCGCGCGACTTGGCCAAGGCCATTCTTGCTGCTGCCGAAAAGGCAACCGCCACCAACGACACCACCCTTGCCGGCATCTACCACTACAGCAACGAGGGCGTTTGCAGCTGGTACGACTTTACCCGCGAGATCTTCGACATCGAACGAATTGCGTGCAAGCTCTCGCCCATCGAAACGAAGGACTACCCCACCCCTGCCAAGCGCCCCCACTTCAGCGTTTTCAACAAGAAAAAGATAAAGGCCACCTTCGGTATCGAAATCCCTCACTGGAAGCATAGCTTAATAGAGTGTTTGAATAAACTAAATAGTAAGTAA
- a CDS encoding UDP-glucuronic acid decarboxylase family protein, with the protein MSKKRVLVTGGAGFLGSHLCERLLNDGHDVICLDNFFTGTKGNVVHLLNNPFFELVRHDVIAPYYAEVDEIYNLACPASPIHYQYNPIKTVKTSVMGAINMLGLAKRVKAKILQASTSEVYGDPLVHPQPEEYWGNVNPIGKRSCYDEGKRCAETLFMNYHYQNDVRIKIVRIFNTYGPRMKEADGRVVSNFIIQALRNEDIAVYGDGLQTRSFQYVDDLVEGLIRMMATDDSLTGPINLGNPTEFSILELAQKVIELTSSKSKIVFEPLPSDDPIQRQPNIDRAKALLAGWEPQIQLEDGLRKTIDYFKSTL; encoded by the coding sequence ATGAGCAAGAAGAGGGTATTAGTTACGGGAGGTGCAGGATTTCTAGGCTCGCACCTTTGCGAGCGCCTGCTAAACGACGGGCACGATGTCATCTGTCTGGACAACTTTTTTACAGGCACTAAGGGAAATGTGGTTCATCTCCTGAATAACCCCTTTTTCGAGCTGGTTCGCCACGATGTTATTGCCCCCTACTATGCCGAGGTAGACGAGATCTACAACCTTGCCTGCCCGGCATCGCCCATCCACTACCAGTATAACCCTATTAAAACGGTAAAGACATCGGTAATGGGAGCCATCAACATGCTGGGACTGGCAAAAAGGGTAAAGGCAAAGATTCTGCAGGCATCTACCAGCGAGGTATACGGCGATCCGCTCGTACACCCGCAGCCCGAGGAGTACTGGGGTAACGTAAACCCTATTGGAAAACGCTCGTGCTACGACGAGGGAAAGCGCTGCGCCGAAACCCTCTTCATGAACTACCACTACCAAAACGACGTTCGCATTAAGATCGTTCGCATATTCAACACCTATGGTCCGCGAATGAAGGAGGCCGACGGAAGGGTGGTATCAAACTTCATCATTCAGGCGCTGCGCAACGAGGATATCGCCGTTTACGGCGATGGGCTGCAGACCCGCAGCTTTCAGTACGTCGACGATTTGGTGGAGGGTTTGATCCGCATGATGGCTACCGACGATAGCCTAACGGGCCCAATCAACCTTGGCAACCCTACGGAGTTCTCCATCCTAGAGCTAGCCCAAAAGGTTATCGAGCTAACCAGCTCCAAGTCGAAAATCGTTTTTGAGCCGCTTCCTTCCGATGATCCTATCCAGCGACAGCCCAACATCGATAGGGCAAAAGCGCTACTAGCCGGTTGGGAGCCTCAAATTCAGCTAGAGGATGGCCTACGAAAAACCATCGACTACTTTAAAAGCACGCTATAA
- a CDS encoding UDP-glucose dehydrogenase family protein: MKIAVVGTGYVGLVSGTCFAETGTIVTCVDVNEEKISQLNNGIIPIYEPGLEDMVKRNVEKQRLFFTTSLKEAMVGAEAIFIAVGTPPDEDGSADLKHVLAVASEIGRNLQGYTVVVNKSTVPVGTAQKVKNAIKQELEKRGVEVPFDIASNPEFLKEGNAIEDFLRPDRIVVGTESEEAQKLMSKLYKPFLLNGHPIVFMDLLSSELTKYAANAMLATKISFINDIANLCEIVGADVNLVRKGIGSDSRIGNKFIYAGAGYGGSCFPKDVKALIKTAQEHNHTLEILQSVESVNERQKKVVYQRVKDFFNGNLQGKKIALWGLSFKPNTDDMREAPSLVIIENLLKDGATVSAYDPVAMHEAKRILGDAIQYAATPYEATKNADALILITEWSEFRIINFEELEKNMNQKLIFDGRNIYDPEEMRERGYVYYSIGRKPIK; this comes from the coding sequence ATGAAAATAGCAGTTGTAGGAACCGGATACGTTGGCTTGGTAAGCGGAACTTGCTTTGCAGAAACCGGAACCATTGTTACCTGTGTTGACGTCAACGAGGAGAAAATTTCGCAGCTCAACAATGGCATTATTCCAATCTACGAACCTGGACTTGAGGATATGGTGAAGAGAAACGTTGAAAAACAGCGCCTATTCTTTACCACCAGCCTTAAAGAAGCCATGGTTGGTGCCGAGGCAATCTTTATTGCCGTTGGAACTCCACCCGACGAGGACGGCAGCGCCGACCTTAAGCATGTACTTGCCGTTGCTTCAGAAATTGGCAGGAATCTTCAAGGCTACACTGTTGTTGTAAACAAGAGCACCGTACCGGTTGGTACCGCGCAAAAGGTGAAAAATGCAATTAAGCAAGAACTCGAAAAGCGAGGCGTAGAAGTTCCTTTTGACATAGCATCAAATCCTGAGTTCCTGAAAGAAGGAAATGCCATTGAGGATTTCTTAAGACCCGACAGAATTGTTGTTGGAACAGAAAGTGAAGAGGCACAAAAGCTGATGAGCAAGCTCTACAAGCCATTCTTGCTAAACGGTCATCCGATTGTATTCATGGATCTGCTTTCGTCGGAGCTAACCAAGTATGCCGCAAACGCCATGCTGGCTACCAAAATCAGCTTCATTAACGATATCGCCAACCTATGCGAGATTGTAGGTGCCGATGTAAACCTTGTTCGTAAGGGTATTGGCTCTGATTCGCGCATCGGGAATAAGTTTATTTACGCAGGTGCCGGATATGGAGGAAGCTGCTTCCCAAAGGACGTTAAGGCGCTAATCAAAACAGCGCAAGAACATAACCATACGCTCGAAATTCTACAATCGGTAGAGAGCGTGAACGAGCGACAAAAGAAGGTTGTTTACCAAAGAGTAAAGGACTTCTTTAACGGCAATCTGCAAGGTAAGAAAATTGCACTTTGGGGACTTTCGTTTAAGCCAAACACCGACGATATGCGCGAAGCACCCTCGTTGGTAATCATCGAAAACCTGCTAAAGGATGGCGCTACGGTTTCGGCATACGACCCCGTAGCCATGCATGAGGCAAAACGAATTTTGGGCGACGCTATCCAGTACGCCGCTACACCCTACGAGGCAACCAAGAATGCCGATGCGCTAATCCTGATTACCGAATGGTCGGAGTTTAGAATCATCAACTTCGAGGAACTGGAGAAGAATATGAACCAGAAGTTAATCTTCGACGGACGAAACATCTACGACCCCGAAGAAATGCGCGAAAGAGGATACGTATACTACAGCATCGGAAGAAAACCGATAAAATAG